One segment of Thermus tengchongensis DNA contains the following:
- a CDS encoding tetratricopeptide repeat protein has protein sequence MRLLGMLLALGLALAAPLEEARAHYQAGRMEAVLNALNPLLQGYDPPEEALLLAGFAQYRLGRFSEALFLFSRLVGTLKGGPEALYGFGLTLRALGDLEGARSALDWALRQGYRDAEAILQTLPPPPPPTPKARKDPPPVAAREGRFWVGGKPFPVRGVNLGVALPGRFPAEFPEEEALYRAWLELLSAMGANAVRTYTLLPPAFYRALLHHNLLHKDRPLYLFQGVWTELPEDEGYADWEGPFLEKFLLEGREVLDALHGNLRRPPRPGHAHGDYTADVSPWVLGLLVGREFEPYSVEAYDGRHPGRTYRGRFLEAAPGASPFAAYLAEVLDRLAAYEWEAYGTLRPMGFVNWPTLDPLFWKSEASFQEEYLLRRARGERVEPPRTGPLHEEDTVTLDPTHLRPVPGSPLGLFAAYHVYPYYPDFLVNEPDLAPRRYRNYLARLKAHHGEMPLLIAEFGLPTSRGIAHFHPEGLHHGGHPEEAQAEGVLALWRDIASLDLAGGIVFALMDEWFKKNWLFAPFEVPAERDPFWHNLLDPEENYGLLAATAQGGFRLDGKAEEWERVPFLLREEGRFLKAHADPEYLWLLYRGPLPLRLYLDTVPGGVPVAEGFGAEFYLEIGPEGGRLLIEAGYYPFQELDHGLPGTEYLSLRGPTRPKEGPFVPFLLEPNRRRTGRDGTDYPRVVYELGALRRGVDPEGARDPTADYALGEGGLLELRIPWGMLLIADPSRRLAWYAPEPTPIEGIGLLLEGAPPVRFSWPTWDEPPFALRLKPLYFRLRNLWRGAP, from the coding sequence GTGCGCCTTTTGGGGATGCTCCTGGCCCTGGGGCTGGCCCTGGCCGCCCCCCTGGAGGAGGCCCGCGCCCACTACCAGGCCGGGCGGATGGAAGCTGTCCTGAATGCGCTTAACCCCCTCCTCCAGGGCTACGACCCCCCCGAGGAGGCCCTCCTCCTAGCGGGCTTCGCCCAGTACCGCCTGGGGAGGTTCTCCGAAGCCCTTTTCCTCTTCAGCCGCCTGGTGGGGACCCTGAAGGGGGGCCCCGAGGCCCTTTACGGCTTCGGCCTCACCCTAAGGGCCCTGGGGGACCTGGAGGGGGCCAGGAGCGCCCTGGACTGGGCCCTGCGGCAGGGGTACCGGGACGCGGAGGCCATCCTCCAAACCCTTCCCCCTCCCCCACCCCCCACCCCCAAGGCCCGCAAGGACCCGCCCCCCGTCGCCGCCCGGGAAGGGCGCTTCTGGGTGGGGGGAAAGCCCTTTCCGGTGCGCGGGGTCAACCTGGGGGTGGCCCTGCCGGGGCGCTTCCCCGCCGAGTTCCCCGAGGAGGAAGCCCTTTACCGGGCTTGGTTGGAGCTCCTTTCCGCCATGGGGGCCAACGCCGTGCGCACCTACACCCTTTTGCCCCCCGCCTTCTACCGGGCCCTCCTCCACCACAACCTTCTGCACAAGGACCGCCCCCTCTACCTCTTCCAAGGGGTTTGGACGGAGCTTCCCGAGGACGAGGGGTATGCGGACTGGGAAGGCCCCTTTCTGGAAAAGTTCCTCCTGGAAGGGCGGGAGGTTCTGGACGCCCTCCACGGCAACCTGCGCCGTCCCCCCCGCCCGGGGCATGCCCACGGGGACTACACCGCGGACGTCTCCCCCTGGGTCCTGGGCCTCCTGGTGGGGCGGGAGTTTGAGCCCTACTCGGTGGAGGCCTACGACGGGCGCCACCCCGGGCGCACCTACCGGGGGAGGTTCCTCGAGGCCGCCCCTGGGGCCAGTCCCTTCGCCGCCTACCTGGCGGAGGTCCTGGACCGCCTGGCCGCCTACGAATGGGAAGCCTACGGCACCTTGAGGCCCATGGGCTTCGTCAACTGGCCCACCCTGGACCCCCTCTTCTGGAAAAGCGAGGCCAGCTTTCAGGAGGAGTATCTTCTGCGCCGCGCCCGCGGGGAGAGGGTAGAGCCGCCCCGGACTGGGCCCCTCCACGAGGAGGACACCGTTACCCTAGACCCCACCCATCTAAGGCCTGTGCCGGGTAGTCCTCTAGGCCTTTTTGCCGCCTACCACGTCTACCCCTACTACCCTGACTTCCTGGTGAACGAGCCGGACCTGGCTCCCCGCCGCTACCGCAACTATCTGGCCCGGCTCAAGGCCCACCACGGGGAGATGCCCCTCCTCATCGCCGAGTTCGGCCTACCCACCAGCCGGGGCATCGCCCACTTCCACCCCGAGGGCCTCCACCATGGCGGGCACCCCGAGGAGGCCCAGGCGGAGGGTGTCCTCGCCCTCTGGCGGGACATCGCCAGCCTGGACCTGGCGGGAGGCATCGTCTTTGCCCTGATGGACGAGTGGTTCAAGAAGAACTGGCTTTTCGCCCCCTTCGAAGTGCCCGCGGAGCGCGACCCCTTCTGGCACAACCTCCTGGATCCCGAGGAGAACTACGGCCTCCTGGCGGCCACCGCCCAAGGGGGCTTCCGCTTGGACGGGAAGGCCGAGGAGTGGGAAAGGGTGCCCTTCCTCCTGCGGGAGGAGGGCCGCTTCCTCAAGGCCCACGCCGACCCCGAGTACCTCTGGCTCCTCTACCGGGGGCCCCTGCCCTTAAGGCTCTACCTGGACACCGTCCCCGGGGGGGTGCCGGTGGCCGAGGGCTTTGGGGCGGAGTTCTACCTGGAGATCGGCCCGGAAGGGGGCAGGCTCCTCATCGAGGCCGGCTACTACCCCTTCCAAGAGCTGGACCACGGCCTGCCGGGGACGGAGTACCTTTCCTTGCGCGGGCCCACCAGGCCGAAAGAGGGCCCCTTCGTTCCCTTCCTCCTGGAGCCCAACCGCCGCCGCACGGGGCGGGACGGCACCGACTACCCGCGGGTGGTCTATGAACTGGGGGCGCTTCGGCGAGGGGTAGACCCCGAAGGGGCCCGGGACCCCACCGCGGACTACGCCCTGGGGGAAGGCGGGCTTTTGGAGCTCCGGATCCCCTGGGGGATGCTCCTCATCGCCGACCCCAGCCGGCGCCTGGCCTGGTACGCCCCCGAACCCACGCCTATAGAGGGCATTGGCCTCCTCCTGGAAGGGGCCCCGCCCGTCCGCTTCTCCTGGCCCACCTGGGATGAGCCTCCGTTCGCCCTCAGGCTCAAGCCCCTTTACTTCCGCCTGCGGAACCTCTGGCGAGGAGCACCCTAA
- a CDS encoding LCP family protein, which produces MRRLLLLLFAVLLLALGIWAYPLLGPTVRHGALPAPEGLKNPLTLLVYGSSPEYSGYHRRAPERFRGLADTILLVRLDPGAGRVVVLSIPRDVWVNLPGYGWHKVNAASPLGGPDLMKEAVDQITGVQADRYVVVSTEALRRGVDALGGVRVCVEKPMRYRDTAAGLDIDLKPGCQVLNGEQAEGYLRFRKDALGDIGRVQRQQAFFHALKEQLLSPSGLLRLPRAVAAVEPYVQTDLTRQETGAILGFAMKRPALVSLLLPGRFGGGGWRVDEGALRELVGLYFNGEGTAEEVSLSGKRVALVFGPGQEGQAERVRERLQALGLRVVLHPVELSPTRTEVLENGPGVLARTLGERLGVPYRISGEAVLGADLTLRLGEDFPL; this is translated from the coding sequence GTGCGTCGGTTGCTCCTCCTTCTCTTCGCAGTCCTTTTGCTGGCCTTGGGGATTTGGGCCTACCCCCTTTTGGGCCCTACGGTGCGCCATGGGGCGTTGCCCGCTCCTGAAGGGCTCAAAAACCCCTTGACCCTCTTGGTCTATGGCTCCAGCCCCGAGTACTCCGGCTACCACCGGCGGGCCCCGGAGCGGTTTCGGGGCCTGGCGGACACCATCCTCCTGGTGCGCCTGGACCCGGGGGCGGGCCGGGTGGTGGTCCTCTCCATCCCTAGGGATGTCTGGGTGAACCTCCCCGGCTACGGCTGGCACAAGGTGAACGCGGCTAGCCCCTTGGGCGGCCCGGACCTCATGAAGGAGGCGGTGGACCAGATCACCGGGGTGCAGGCGGACCGCTACGTGGTGGTGAGCACCGAGGCCCTCCGCCGGGGGGTGGACGCTTTGGGGGGGGTTAGGGTCTGCGTGGAGAAGCCCATGCGCTACCGGGACACCGCCGCGGGCTTGGACATCGATTTAAAGCCGGGGTGCCAGGTGCTGAACGGCGAGCAGGCGGAGGGCTACCTACGCTTTCGCAAGGACGCCTTGGGGGACATCGGGCGGGTGCAACGGCAACAGGCCTTTTTCCACGCCCTCAAGGAGCAACTTCTTTCCCCTTCCGGGCTTTTGCGCCTGCCGCGGGCCGTGGCGGCGGTGGAGCCCTACGTGCAGACCGACCTCACCCGCCAGGAAACGGGGGCCATCCTGGGTTTTGCCATGAAGCGGCCCGCCCTGGTGAGCCTCCTTCTGCCAGGACGCTTTGGCGGCGGGGGTTGGCGCGTGGACGAGGGGGCTCTGCGGGAACTGGTGGGCCTCTACTTCAACGGGGAGGGCACCGCGGAGGAAGTGTCGCTTTCTGGGAAACGGGTAGCCCTGGTCTTCGGCCCCGGGCAGGAGGGCCAGGCCGAGCGGGTCAGGGAGAGGCTTCAGGCCCTGGGCCTGCGGGTGGTCCTGCACCCGGTGGAACTTTCCCCCACCCGTACCGAGGTGCTGGAGAACGGGCCGGGGGTACTGGCCCGAACGTTGGGGGAGAGGCTGGGGGTGCCCTACCGCATCTCCGGGGAGGCGGTTTTGGGGGCGGATCTCACCCTAAGGCTTGGCGAGGACTTCCCGCTTTAG
- a CDS encoding PDDEXK family nuclease produces MLEPVGVLTRYLERTMAQARYDLAGPGRFVGELPELGLRVEAEHLEAARQALREALEAWLLDALRSGLTPPGLEGGEDPVRSRFFALAGEMWRLVRETPAEAPKAQPPQPEPAKAHEAPKAKKVASVEEWLKGLGIQVVKKPQEEEEKEKVLTRLALFLGDRYPSLEKLYERLKQSLSTKRQFELSLSEASQEEIANSTQFCTMLKQYALLTSYHYKSEERRIRAKASTEGWVQNFLTGGWLERYVAERVRKFLRSKNLPHEVAVGYQVALPNGDAMELDVLVRVGERVYWFETKTGDFQAHIAKYAGLKKVLGLSARESFLVLLGMDKTRAKELSALHGLTVVNQANFLEVFQEVLEGNAP; encoded by the coding sequence ATGCTGGAACCCGTGGGCGTACTCACCCGCTACCTGGAAAGGACCATGGCCCAGGCCCGCTATGATTTGGCGGGCCCGGGGCGTTTCGTGGGGGAGCTTCCCGAGCTGGGCCTAAGGGTGGAGGCCGAGCACCTGGAGGCGGCAAGGCAGGCCCTGAGGGAGGCCCTCGAGGCCTGGCTCCTGGACGCCTTGCGCTCGGGCCTTACCCCCCCGGGGCTGGAGGGGGGGGAGGACCCGGTGCGGTCCCGCTTCTTCGCCCTGGCCGGGGAGATGTGGCGGCTTGTGCGGGAAACCCCTGCGGAGGCGCCGAAGGCCCAGCCGCCCCAGCCTGAGCCCGCCAAGGCCCATGAGGCCCCTAAGGCCAAAAAGGTGGCCTCCGTGGAAGAGTGGCTCAAGGGTCTGGGCATCCAGGTGGTGAAGAAGCCCCAGGAGGAGGAGGAGAAGGAAAAAGTCCTCACCCGCTTGGCCCTCTTCCTGGGGGACCGCTACCCCAGCCTGGAGAAGCTCTACGAGCGCCTGAAGCAGAGCCTTTCCACCAAGCGCCAGTTTGAGCTTTCGCTTTCCGAGGCCTCCCAGGAGGAGATCGCCAACTCCACCCAGTTCTGCACCATGCTCAAGCAGTACGCCCTCCTTACCTCCTACCACTACAAGAGCGAGGAGCGTCGCATCCGCGCCAAGGCCAGCACCGAGGGCTGGGTGCAGAACTTCCTCACCGGGGGCTGGTTGGAGCGGTACGTGGCCGAGAGGGTGCGCAAGTTCCTGCGCTCCAAGAACCTGCCCCACGAGGTGGCGGTGGGCTACCAGGTAGCGCTCCCCAATGGGGACGCCATGGAGCTGGACGTGCTGGTGCGGGTGGGAGAAAGGGTCTACTGGTTTGAGACCAAGACGGGGGACTTCCAGGCCCACATCGCCAAGTACGCAGGGCTCAAGAAGGTGCTTGGGCTTTCCGCTCGGGAAAGCTTCCTGGTCCTTCTGGGCATGGACAAGACCCGGGCCAAGGAGCTCTCCGCCCTCCACGGGCTCACGGTGGTAAACCAGGCCAACTTCCTCGAGGTCTTCCAGGAGGTTCTGGAGGGGAATGCTCCGTAA
- a CDS encoding S8 family peptidase produces the protein MRSFLFVVLLLGTAFLLTACPQTPPPPPVNPAECPVGPLQAQATEEPLRLQGLGRFAGEYVPGELLVLPKPGLSVQALRAEGVEPQEALSQGLLRVKVPKGQEEAKARALLRAGARYVQPNYLYRPLRTPNDPLYTTQKVYLNNLLRLEAAWNLSTGQESPPLIAVLDTGILDHEDFQASKYLPAGVNLDVADGDADPTDRSADRGHGLAVASVLGADTDNALGMAGVTWGGYIVPIKVYFDKGNATTLTLLQGVRLARNLGVRIANISLGTNGYDGLLDQELAQARAGGMVIVAAAGNYRSPYPGYSSGGPVMFPASSPSALAVGAVDQNRRRASFSACGSELDLVAPGVGVLVAVPSGGYARFEGTSFASPIVAGVAALYMSKYASLYKSWPTPDQVYTCLTQTAEDLGPAGKDDEYGFGLVRADRVLTDTTYCFP, from the coding sequence ATGAGGTCCTTTCTGTTTGTGGTGCTTCTTTTGGGCACGGCCTTCCTGCTAACCGCCTGCCCCCAGACGCCCCCGCCGCCTCCCGTAAACCCCGCCGAGTGCCCTGTGGGACCCTTGCAGGCGCAGGCTACGGAGGAGCCTCTTCGCCTCCAAGGCTTGGGCCGCTTTGCCGGGGAATACGTGCCCGGGGAGCTCCTGGTGCTTCCCAAGCCGGGGCTTTCCGTCCAGGCCCTGCGAGCCGAGGGCGTGGAACCCCAAGAGGCCCTTTCCCAAGGCCTCTTGCGGGTGAAGGTGCCCAAAGGGCAGGAGGAGGCCAAGGCCCGGGCCCTCCTCCGGGCGGGGGCGCGGTACGTGCAGCCCAACTACCTCTACCGCCCCCTGCGGACGCCCAACGATCCCCTCTATACAACCCAGAAGGTATACCTTAACAACCTGCTCCGACTGGAAGCGGCCTGGAACCTGAGCACGGGCCAGGAGAGTCCTCCCCTCATTGCGGTGCTGGACACAGGCATCCTGGACCATGAGGACTTTCAGGCCAGCAAGTACCTCCCCGCAGGCGTCAACCTGGATGTGGCCGATGGGGACGCCGACCCCACCGACCGGAGCGCCGACCGGGGCCACGGCCTCGCCGTGGCCAGCGTCCTGGGGGCGGACACGGATAACGCCCTGGGGATGGCCGGGGTGACCTGGGGAGGGTACATCGTGCCTATCAAGGTGTACTTTGATAAGGGCAATGCTACCACTTTGACCCTCCTCCAGGGGGTGCGGCTCGCCCGCAACTTGGGGGTGCGCATTGCTAACATTTCCTTGGGCACCAACGGATACGACGGGCTTCTGGACCAGGAGCTGGCCCAGGCCCGGGCCGGGGGGATGGTGATCGTGGCGGCGGCGGGGAATTATCGGAGCCCATACCCAGGGTACTCTTCAGGAGGCCCGGTCATGTTCCCTGCCAGCAGCCCTAGTGCCTTGGCCGTGGGGGCGGTGGACCAGAACCGAAGGCGGGCCTCCTTCTCCGCCTGCGGCTCGGAGCTGGACCTGGTGGCCCCCGGGGTGGGGGTTCTGGTGGCCGTCCCTTCAGGAGGATACGCCCGGTTTGAGGGCACCTCCTTCGCCAGCCCCATCGTGGCGGGGGTGGCAGCCCTGTACATGAGCAAGTATGCTAGCTTATACAAAAGCTGGCCCACGCCGGATCAGGTGTATACCTGCTTGACCCAGACCGCCGAGGACCTGGGCCCTGCGGGGAAGGACGATGAGTACGGCTTCGGCCTGGTGCGCGCCGACCGGGTGCTGACCGACACCACCTACTGCTTCCCCTAA
- a CDS encoding AMP-binding protein gives MEPIWYPNPEEIQATRLFRFMEALGFRDYEAFYRYSVEELEDFYHQFFTHLGLPWRKPYERVIEGGFPLPRFFVGGRLNLVEAALRHDPSRLALLHETEDGQARALSYGELQAEVARVAAGLKALGVERGDRVGLWLPMGLEAAVLLLATSSLGAIAIPIFSGYAAEAAAVRLKDAGAKLLVVQDGFLRRGRRVELLLEARKALALAETPDLLVVRRLGLPLEAGEVDYASLRGEPFPPEEMESMDPFMLIYTSGTTGRPKGTVHYHAGFPLKAALDLALLFDLREEDRLFWFTDLGWMMGPWAILGGLILGTTVFLYDGAPDHPGPERLWRMVEAHRLTHLGLSPTLVRALIPFGEAPVRASDLSSLRVLGSTGEPWNLEPYLWFFRVVGEEKRPIVNYSGGTEISGGILGNVLLRPIKPMGFNTAVPGMAAAVLDEEGKPTQGRVGELAVLKPWPGMTKGFWQDEARYLDTYFGRFPGVWVHGDFALLDEEGHFFILGRSDDTLKVAGKRVGPAEVETAATRHPALKECAAIGVPHPVKGEAIVLFAVLKPGLTPSPALAEEVAEKVAEALGKPLRPEKVLFVPDLPKTRNAKVMRRVVRAAFLGQDPGDLSALENPEAVEAIRQAAGN, from the coding sequence ATGGAGCCCATCTGGTATCCCAACCCGGAGGAGATCCAGGCCACCAGGCTCTTCCGATTCATGGAGGCCCTGGGTTTCCGGGACTACGAGGCTTTCTACCGCTATAGCGTGGAGGAGCTCGAGGATTTTTACCACCAGTTTTTCACCCACCTGGGCCTACCCTGGCGCAAACCCTACGAGCGGGTCATAGAAGGTGGGTTTCCCCTTCCCCGCTTCTTCGTGGGGGGGAGGCTGAACCTGGTAGAAGCCGCCCTCCGCCACGACCCCTCCCGCCTGGCCCTCCTCCACGAGACGGAAGACGGCCAGGCGCGGGCCCTGAGCTACGGGGAGCTCCAGGCCGAGGTGGCCCGGGTGGCCGCGGGGCTTAAGGCCTTGGGGGTGGAGCGGGGCGACCGGGTGGGCCTGTGGCTCCCCATGGGCCTCGAGGCCGCCGTCCTCCTCCTGGCCACGAGCTCGCTCGGGGCCATCGCCATCCCCATTTTCTCCGGCTACGCCGCCGAGGCCGCCGCCGTACGCCTCAAGGACGCGGGCGCCAAGCTCCTGGTGGTGCAGGACGGCTTCCTGCGGCGGGGCCGGCGGGTGGAGCTCCTCCTCGAGGCCCGCAAGGCCCTGGCCCTGGCGGAAACCCCCGATCTTTTGGTGGTGCGAAGGCTGGGTCTGCCCCTGGAAGCCGGGGAGGTGGACTACGCATCCTTAAGGGGCGAACCCTTCCCGCCGGAGGAGATGGAAAGCATGGACCCCTTCATGCTCATCTACACCTCCGGCACCACGGGCCGCCCCAAGGGCACGGTCCACTACCACGCCGGCTTCCCCTTGAAGGCCGCCTTGGACCTGGCCCTCCTCTTTGACCTAAGGGAAGAGGACCGCCTCTTCTGGTTCACCGACCTGGGCTGGATGATGGGGCCCTGGGCCATCCTGGGAGGGCTCATCCTCGGGACCACCGTCTTCCTCTACGACGGCGCCCCCGACCACCCGGGGCCGGAAAGGCTTTGGCGCATGGTGGAGGCCCACCGCCTCACCCACCTGGGCCTCTCCCCCACCCTGGTGCGGGCCCTTATCCCCTTCGGGGAAGCCCCCGTGCGCGCCTCCGACCTCTCCTCCCTAAGGGTCTTGGGCTCCACGGGGGAGCCCTGGAACCTGGAGCCCTACCTCTGGTTCTTCCGGGTGGTGGGGGAGGAAAAGCGGCCCATCGTGAACTACTCGGGCGGCACGGAAATCTCGGGAGGCATCCTGGGCAACGTGCTCCTTCGCCCCATCAAACCCATGGGCTTCAACACCGCCGTCCCCGGCATGGCCGCGGCGGTGCTGGACGAGGAAGGGAAGCCCACCCAGGGCCGGGTGGGGGAGCTTGCCGTCCTCAAACCCTGGCCGGGCATGACCAAGGGCTTCTGGCAGGACGAGGCCCGCTACCTGGACACCTACTTCGGCCGCTTCCCCGGGGTCTGGGTCCACGGGGACTTCGCCCTTCTGGACGAGGAGGGCCACTTCTTCATCCTGGGCCGCTCCGACGACACCCTGAAGGTGGCGGGCAAGCGGGTGGGCCCGGCAGAGGTGGAGACCGCGGCCACCCGCCACCCCGCCCTCAAGGAGTGCGCCGCCATCGGGGTGCCCCACCCGGTGAAGGGGGAAGCCATCGTCCTCTTCGCGGTGCTCAAGCCGGGCCTCACCCCCTCCCCCGCCTTGGCAGAGGAGGTGGCGGAAAAGGTGGCGGAAGCCCTGGGCAAGCCCCTGAGGCCGGAGAAGGTCCTCTTCGTGCCGGACCTCCCCAAGACCCGGAACGCCAAGGTCATGCGCCGGGTGGTGCGGGCGGCCTTCCTGGGCCAGGACCCCGGGGACCTCTCCGCCCTGGAGAACCCGGAGGCGGTGGAGGCCATCCGCCAGGCGGCGGGAAACTGA
- a CDS encoding serine/threonine-protein kinase — translation MTSLKRKDFRLHMLLGLGQTAQVYLAEAPDGRKVALKLPRKEVRQDPRLAERFAREVSLSLSLKHPHLVQGLYGIPFGEEAFLALEYLEEGTLEERLLRGPLSQEEAMRALLQVGQALLFLHEKGFLHQDVKPSNVFVGKGGYKLGDLGTVRPLAEASSEYAGSPHYLAPELFLGAKPSPKSEAYSFGVMAYELLTGRRPFQGETLEALRNAHLLLPPPPTSLPPRLDKALKRLLAKTPEERLDIKGFVEVLKDPKGQTNVEAPSKRKGILFRLFWRK, via the coding sequence TTGACTAGCCTGAAGCGCAAGGATTTCCGCTTGCACATGCTCCTGGGTTTGGGGCAGACTGCCCAGGTTTACCTGGCGGAGGCCCCTGATGGGCGAAAGGTAGCCCTCAAGCTTCCCCGCAAGGAGGTAAGGCAGGACCCCAGGCTTGCCGAGCGGTTTGCCCGGGAGGTTTCCCTTAGCCTTTCCTTGAAGCACCCCCACCTGGTGCAGGGGCTTTATGGGATACCCTTCGGCGAGGAAGCCTTTTTGGCCCTGGAGTACCTCGAGGAAGGCACCCTAGAAGAACGCCTCCTCAGGGGTCCTCTGAGCCAGGAGGAGGCCATGCGGGCGCTTTTGCAGGTGGGGCAGGCCTTGCTCTTCCTGCACGAAAAGGGTTTCCTCCACCAGGATGTGAAGCCCTCCAACGTGTTCGTGGGGAAAGGGGGCTACAAGCTCGGGGATCTGGGCACCGTGCGCCCCCTGGCGGAGGCTTCCTCGGAGTATGCGGGAAGCCCCCACTATCTGGCCCCCGAGCTCTTCCTGGGAGCCAAGCCCAGCCCCAAAAGCGAGGCCTACAGCTTTGGGGTGATGGCCTACGAGCTCCTCACGGGCAGGCGACCCTTCCAGGGGGAAACCCTGGAAGCCCTCCGCAACGCCCACCTCCTCCTGCCTCCCCCTCCCACTTCCCTTCCCCCCAGGCTGGACAAGGCCTTGAAGCGCCTTTTGGCCAAAACCCCTGAGGAGCGCCTGGACATCAAGGGTTTCGTGGAGGTACTCAAAGACCCCAAGGGCCAAACGAATGTGGAAGCCCCAAGCAAACGCAAAGGCATCCTCTTCCGACTGTTTTGGAGGAAATAA
- the murJ gene encoding murein biosynthesis integral membrane protein MurJ, whose protein sequence is MLRKVLLVMGGTLASRVLGLVRQAVFNALFPDALKDAFNVAYRVPNLLRELLAEGAVQNALIPLLKGLSEEEARVFARRFAAFLLGVNLLVLGLAYLLAPFVAALLVAPGSHLREEAAFAQVVYLTRLLLPFLLGISMAALFSALLQAEERFLPYALGPIVFNLVAIGLMALYPGDPTALGLSVALGGLFQALVQLPFLQGFRLEWRWHSAFLTALGRMGPFAFTTSLRQFLNLVLTNILTRYPPAAVTGFYNAEVVFQMVLGLFATSPAIALFPRMSALRGGELARFLEGPLRRLSLLLALLGGLLTGLAPYVVVLLFGLFGPLSPENRRFSAQVLAAMGLAVFPWGVNTLLLRGLYALGRIREAVAASALVFLTNTLGYWLLREAGLFLLNLATALAGYLGLFLYLRLLAREGVRLGFLPGFLARAFLAGLLAAVPGLVLAQFWVASDPWSALWPLGVGGVLGLLLFAASGWALGLPLRVLLARGSAGGSKGA, encoded by the coding sequence ATGCTCCGTAAGGTTCTCCTGGTCATGGGGGGTACCCTGGCCTCGAGGGTTCTGGGCCTCGTGCGCCAAGCGGTCTTCAACGCCCTCTTCCCCGACGCCCTCAAGGACGCCTTCAACGTGGCCTACCGGGTGCCTAACCTCCTGCGGGAGCTCTTGGCGGAAGGTGCGGTCCAGAACGCCCTCATCCCGCTTTTGAAGGGTCTTTCCGAGGAAGAGGCCCGGGTTTTCGCCCGCCGCTTCGCCGCCTTCCTCCTGGGGGTGAACCTCCTCGTCCTGGGCCTGGCCTACCTCCTCGCCCCCTTCGTGGCGGCCCTTTTGGTGGCCCCGGGAAGCCACCTCCGGGAGGAGGCCGCCTTCGCCCAGGTGGTCTACCTTACCCGGCTTCTTCTGCCCTTTCTCCTAGGGATCTCCATGGCCGCCCTCTTCTCCGCCCTTTTGCAGGCGGAGGAGCGCTTTCTGCCCTACGCCCTTGGCCCCATCGTCTTCAATCTGGTGGCCATCGGCCTCATGGCCCTCTACCCTGGGGATCCCACCGCCTTGGGGCTTTCCGTGGCCCTGGGGGGGCTTTTCCAGGCCCTGGTGCAGCTGCCCTTCCTCCAGGGCTTTCGCCTGGAGTGGCGCTGGCATTCGGCCTTCCTCACGGCCTTGGGCCGCATGGGCCCCTTTGCCTTCACCACCTCCTTGCGCCAGTTTCTGAACCTGGTCCTGACCAACATCCTCACCCGCTACCCCCCGGCCGCGGTCACGGGCTTCTACAACGCCGAGGTGGTCTTCCAGATGGTCCTGGGCCTCTTCGCCACCTCCCCTGCTATTGCCCTCTTCCCCCGGATGAGCGCCCTAAGGGGCGGGGAGCTGGCCCGGTTCCTCGAGGGGCCCCTGCGGCGGCTTTCCCTGCTTCTGGCCCTTCTGGGAGGGCTCCTCACGGGCCTGGCCCCTTATGTGGTGGTCCTTCTCTTCGGCCTCTTTGGACCCTTAAGCCCGGAAAACCGCCGCTTCAGCGCCCAGGTGCTTGCCGCCATGGGCCTGGCCGTGTTCCCCTGGGGAGTGAACACCCTCCTCCTCCGGGGCCTCTACGCCCTGGGGCGGATACGGGAGGCGGTGGCCGCCAGCGCCTTGGTCTTCCTCACCAACACCCTGGGGTACTGGCTCCTGCGGGAGGCGGGCCTTTTCCTCCTGAACCTGGCCACGGCCTTGGCGGGGTATTTGGGGCTTTTCCTTTACCTCCGGCTTCTCGCCAGGGAGGGGGTGCGGCTGGGGTTTCTCCCCGGCTTCCTGGCGCGGGCTTTTTTGGCCGGGTTGCTGGCCGCCGTGCCCGGTCTGGTGCTAGCGCAGTTCTGGGTAGCCTCTGACCCCTGGTCCGCCCTATGGCCCTTGGGCGTGGGAGGGGTCTTGGGCCTCTTGCTCTTCGCCGCCTCAGGCTGGGCCTTGGGCCTCCCCCTTAGGGTGCTCCTCGCCAGAGGTTCCGCAGGCGGAAGTAAAGGGGCTTGA